A stretch of Acidovorax sp. RAC01 DNA encodes these proteins:
- the cutA gene encoding divalent-cation tolerance protein CutA encodes MAPESPPLVLLDLCMVTTTVATEADARRLAQAVLQARLAACVQVEPITSHFRWQGALQEDRELRLVCKTTGAAVPALTALLRAQHPYTLPQLVVQVLQASVEYAQWVRTEVVVPAAAVQTWPRASTSVNQIT; translated from the coding sequence ATGGCCCCCGAATCGCCCCCCCTTGTATTGCTCGATCTGTGCATGGTGACCACCACGGTCGCCACCGAAGCCGATGCGCGGCGGCTGGCCCAGGCGGTACTGCAGGCGCGCCTGGCGGCCTGCGTTCAGGTGGAGCCCATCACCTCGCACTTTCGCTGGCAGGGTGCGCTGCAGGAAGACCGCGAACTGCGCCTGGTGTGCAAGACCACGGGCGCTGCCGTGCCTGCCCTGACTGCCTTGCTGCGCGCGCAGCACCCTTACACGCTGCCCCAGCTGGTCGTGCAGGTGCTGCAGGCTTCGGTGGAGTACGCACAATGGGTGCGCACCGAAGTGGTGGTGCCTGCCGCCGCGGTACAGACCTGGCCGCGTGCATCCACCAGCGTGAATCAAATCACGTAA